The proteins below are encoded in one region of Chryseobacterium wanjuense:
- a CDS encoding outer membrane beta-barrel family protein — MKKTIIASLFLGTIFTYAQEKTNSHTKEKQIEGVTITKTKKAVEQKADRTIFDFSEQPQLNNGNVLEGIKKLPGLVSTDIAGMMYQGKVLDVYLNGRPLNITSNELNSFLEGMPANSVDRIEVITQPGAEFPATSGGAIMNIITNKNANKYLTATYSGNYSFTNYDKFRSRTSNSMNLNARNKLFGWQLNFGQNYRESMLTTNQNDLLRSNTDRYGRGYFAKSGLTFDLGMDRLLLNYDIYHNNNDNYTLSDGEGNVKIPIENTDPQEYTYRDFIFNASDAAHTLNTRQEAVVTYQKRFDDKAQKLDFQFGYTKSSSKFDQDNIFREGKYFDPEESYYIVGGRVLSNRSDMKIANFKVDYSQPLKILDGGKVSLGGLYENQDFDTESKGLTNLEYKRQTTATYLEFQAKLKKFDFILGTRAENYDISGVTRVLDSTNAVVQKDLIPFNKFKLFPNASVQYNLMNQVYVSANYNKKISLPSISALNPNNTTFQGPNTQVTGNPNLQPTIFDNYELKVSAFDYAFIGYSVSSASNQVAQIIRKDGKNLFNEQVNISNMKIHNFNVGLPVPFMIFSKPISEIMKFNFNPDKINFMYLYAGYQKHDIDNLNNKGFWIFNIMTQLILPKDIKLTANYSYLTPKAGYFYFTAEKPFNNSLDITLTKKFMDNRLTVSVFANDIFNGQVMQVRSNPPSGEAVYMRNKYDTRNFGLSINYKIPTKNKLAKEDPNILNSTKKEDNGGVMQQGQ; from the coding sequence ATGAAAAAAACTATTATTGCATCACTTTTTTTGGGAACCATATTCACGTATGCCCAGGAAAAAACTAATAGTCATACCAAAGAAAAGCAAATAGAAGGTGTCACCATCACCAAAACTAAAAAAGCCGTTGAACAAAAAGCCGATCGTACAATTTTCGATTTTTCGGAACAACCTCAGCTGAATAACGGAAATGTGTTGGAAGGGATAAAAAAACTTCCCGGACTGGTATCTACCGACATCGCAGGAATGATGTATCAGGGGAAAGTTCTTGATGTTTATTTAAATGGAAGACCTTTAAATATTACTTCCAACGAACTGAATTCTTTTCTTGAAGGTATGCCCGCAAACTCTGTCGACAGAATTGAAGTGATCACCCAACCCGGAGCAGAATTTCCGGCAACTTCAGGCGGAGCCATCATGAATATCATTACGAATAAAAATGCAAATAAATATTTAACAGCAACGTATTCAGGGAATTATTCTTTTACAAATTATGATAAATTCAGAAGCAGAACGAGCAATTCCATGAATCTGAATGCCAGAAATAAACTGTTCGGCTGGCAATTAAATTTTGGACAGAACTACCGTGAAAGTATGCTTACAACCAATCAGAATGACTTGTTACGAAGCAATACAGACCGATATGGCCGTGGATATTTTGCAAAATCAGGTTTGACTTTTGATCTGGGAATGGACAGATTGCTACTGAATTACGACATTTATCACAATAATAACGACAACTATACGCTGAGTGACGGTGAAGGTAATGTAAAAATCCCGATTGAAAATACTGATCCACAGGAATATACTTACAGAGATTTTATTTTTAATGCATCGGATGCAGCACATACATTAAACACAAGACAGGAGGCTGTTGTTACCTATCAAAAACGTTTTGACGATAAAGCTCAGAAATTGGATTTCCAGTTTGGATATACAAAATCCAGCAGCAAATTTGATCAGGATAATATCTTCAGAGAGGGAAAATATTTCGACCCAGAAGAATCTTACTATATCGTCGGAGGACGGGTTTTGAGCAATAGATCTGATATGAAAATTGCCAATTTTAAAGTTGATTATTCCCAACCCTTAAAAATTCTAGATGGTGGAAAAGTAAGCTTGGGAGGGTTGTATGAAAATCAGGATTTTGATACGGAAAGCAAAGGCTTAACCAACTTAGAATACAAAAGACAAACGACAGCAACGTATCTGGAATTTCAGGCTAAGCTGAAAAAGTTTGACTTCATTTTAGGAACGCGTGCGGAAAACTATGATATTTCAGGAGTTACGAGAGTTCTTGACAGTACGAATGCGGTGGTTCAGAAAGACTTAATTCCTTTTAATAAATTTAAATTATTCCCGAATGCAAGCGTTCAGTATAATTTAATGAACCAAGTGTATGTTTCTGCGAATTATAATAAAAAGATCAGCTTACCGAGTATTTCTGCCTTAAATCCGAATAACACGACATTCCAGGGACCAAATACACAGGTAACGGGTAACCCGAATCTTCAGCCGACGATTTTTGATAATTATGAATTGAAAGTTTCTGCGTTTGATTATGCATTCATCGGATATAGTGTGAGTTCTGCAAGCAACCAGGTGGCGCAGATCATCAGAAAAGACGGTAAAAATCTATTCAATGAGCAGGTGAATATCTCAAATATGAAAATTCATAACTTTAATGTCGGACTTCCGGTTCCGTTTATGATTTTCAGCAAGCCGATCAGCGAGATTATGAAGTTTAATTTTAATCCTGATAAGATTAATTTCATGTATCTATACGCCGGATATCAAAAGCATGATATTGATAATCTGAACAATAAAGGCTTCTGGATCTTTAATATTATGACTCAGCTGATCTTGCCGAAAGATATAAAACTGACGGCAAATTACAGTTATTTGACCCCGAAAGCGGGATATTTCTACTTTACGGCAGAAAAGCCATTCAACAACTCGCTTGATATTACGTTAACGAAAAAATTCATGGATAATCGCCTGACGGTTTCTGTTTTTGCCAATGACATTTTCAACGGACAGGTAATGCAGGTGCGTTCTAATCCACCTTCAGGAGAAGCAGTTTATATGAGAAATAAGTATGATACGAGAAATTTCGGACTTTCTATCAATTATAAAATTCCAACCAAAAATAAGCTGGCGAAAGAAGATCCAAACATTTTAAACAGTACCAAAAAAGAAGATAACGGCGGCGTGATGCAGCAGGGACAATAA
- a CDS encoding Ig-like domain-containing protein, translating into MKHFYTFLSLQAKGKNLFRRTAAGLALLLGASTFVNAQVSTYSFSQSTGSFTGIGGTILDTATGNTSTTNLNSSVYAVTLPFNFTFNGTSYSSMNVSTNGFVTFGSTAPSTTNTTPISNTAAYEGAIAAFGRDISSMFDINATTGSITWETIGTAPNREVIVQWKNFRPNNSTSTTSAYAFSFQIRLHETSNVINTVYETGSYIVGNTSISGTAQIGLRGTSNADYNNRLNATTLEFINSTAGTANTSSQNFNTVNATPGMPSSGLTYTWTPPTCWVPQAITVTSTTTSTAAITWTAPSSAPSSYDIYYSTSSTPPTSSTPPTIPNVTGTSATLTALAPATTYYVWVRSNCGAGDTSVWSLQSVQFTTACQPPVISSTTPATVCPGSSATLSAMTTDPTAILTWYDASTGGNVVGAGSTFTTPALSATTPYYVSASNGTSMFVGPQNPNSLTAPATTGAITTYYIQFEVTNQAVTLVSTDVFPASAGQSTTLEILQGPTTFNVINTIPFTSTIASDGTTPQTVPINMLLTPGTYRMRISGGNYYRNYQSNAVFPYSIPNFSITTGSNVASNSYYFMYNLKVNSGCESARTAVTATVDVNCLSTSEVKAKDMMKIYPNPFTDVIHIDRPEMVKSIQVTDASGKLIKNNMLPESVIKLNDLPQGLYILILDMKNGTRQSVKAIKK; encoded by the coding sequence ATGAAACATTTTTACACGTTTCTTTCGCTTCAGGCGAAAGGAAAAAATCTCTTTAGGCGTACTGCAGCTGGTTTGGCCTTATTATTAGGGGCCAGTACTTTCGTAAATGCACAGGTAAGTACCTATAGTTTTTCACAATCTACGGGGAGCTTTACGGGAATTGGCGGAACAATTTTAGATACGGCGACAGGAAACACTTCCACAACCAATCTGAACAGCAGTGTGTATGCAGTGACATTGCCTTTTAATTTTACCTTTAATGGTACTTCTTACAGTTCAATGAATGTGTCTACCAATGGTTTTGTGACTTTCGGATCTACCGCACCGTCTACCACAAATACAACCCCGATTTCCAATACGGCAGCTTATGAAGGAGCTATTGCAGCATTCGGAAGAGATATCAGCAGTATGTTTGATATCAATGCTACAACTGGAAGCATCACTTGGGAAACGATAGGTACGGCTCCCAATCGTGAAGTGATTGTTCAATGGAAAAATTTCCGTCCCAACAACAGCACTTCTACTACATCTGCGTATGCATTTTCGTTCCAGATCAGGCTTCATGAAACATCTAATGTTATCAATACAGTCTATGAAACGGGTTCTTATATAGTCGGAAATACAAGTATTTCAGGAACAGCCCAGATCGGACTGAGAGGAACTTCCAATGCAGATTATAACAACAGGCTTAATGCCACAACACTGGAATTTATAAATTCTACGGCAGGTACAGCGAACACCAGTTCACAGAATTTTAATACCGTAAATGCCACTCCGGGAATGCCGTCCTCAGGATTAACTTACACTTGGACACCTCCAACGTGCTGGGTTCCGCAGGCGATAACAGTTACATCAACAACTACAAGTACTGCAGCGATCACCTGGACGGCTCCAAGCTCTGCTCCATCTAGTTATGATATTTATTACAGTACTTCATCTACACCGCCGACATCTTCTACGCCGCCGACAATACCTAATGTTACGGGAACATCAGCAACATTAACAGCATTGGCTCCGGCAACGACCTATTATGTTTGGGTAAGATCAAACTGTGGTGCAGGAGATACTAGTGTTTGGTCTTTACAGTCGGTTCAGTTTACAACGGCTTGTCAACCGCCTGTCATATCATCTACTACACCGGCTACCGTTTGTCCGGGAAGTTCAGCGACATTGTCTGCAATGACAACGGATCCGACCGCTATCCTGACTTGGTATGATGCAAGCACGGGTGGAAATGTGGTAGGAGCAGGATCAACGTTTACAACACCTGCGTTGTCTGCAACGACACCATATTATGTTTCTGCAAGTAACGGAACTTCAATGTTTGTAGGGCCGCAAAACCCGAATTCATTAACGGCTCCGGCTACTACAGGAGCTATTACGACGTATTATATTCAGTTTGAAGTAACAAATCAGGCGGTAACTTTGGTTTCTACCGATGTATTTCCGGCTTCGGCAGGACAAAGCACCACACTGGAAATTTTACAGGGGCCGACGACTTTTAATGTTATTAATACAATTCCTTTTACTTCGACCATTGCAAGTGACGGAACGACTCCGCAAACGGTTCCTATTAATATGCTGCTGACTCCGGGAACGTACAGAATGAGAATTTCCGGTGGAAACTATTACAGAAACTATCAGAGTAATGCGGTTTTCCCATATTCGATTCCTAATTTCAGCATTACAACGGGATCTAATGTAGCTTCGAATTCTTATTATTTTATGTATAATCTGAAAGTAAACTCCGGATGTGAATCTGCAAGAACTGCGGTAACGGCAACAGTAGATGTTAATTGTTTATCTACTTCCGAAGTGAAAGCTAAAGATATGATGAAAATATATCCGAATCCTTTTACAGATGTCATTCATATCGACAGACCTGAAATGGTAAAATCGATACAGGTGACCGATGCTTCCGGAAAATTAATTAAAAATAATATGCTTCCGGAATCTGTTATTAAGCTTAATGATCTTCCTCAAGGTTTATACATCCTGATTCTTGATATGAAAAACGGAACCAGACAATCCGTAAAAGCAATTAAGAAATAA
- the thiH gene encoding 2-iminoacetate synthase ThiH has translation MKSFKDFFEKYQWEEVRTKLEKVTLSDVESSLQKKNRTIEDFLNFLSPVAAQKLELMAKMTQQLTQKRFGKTIQLYAPLYLSNECQNICTYCGFSLDNSIKRKTLSDTELMIEATVLKSMGVNHVLLVSGEANKTVGIDYFLNAIRLLKPHFANISIEVQPLSEEEYQQLHEAGVNAVLVYQETYHQEVYKEYHPKGKKSNFNFRLETPDRIGKAGIHKMGLGVLLGLEDWRVDSFFNALHIDYLQKQYWKSKFSVSFPRLRPAEGIIEPNFIMSDKDLLQLICAYRIWNEDLEISISTRENEKFRDNIISLGATAMSAASKTNPGGYAVDKESLEQFETSDERSMDEIKNIIKKAGYDPIMKDWDAVYSGI, from the coding sequence ATGAAGAGTTTTAAAGATTTTTTTGAAAAATATCAATGGGAAGAGGTCAGAACAAAGCTTGAAAAAGTGACGTTATCTGATGTGGAAAGCAGCCTTCAAAAAAAGAATAGAACTATAGAAGATTTCCTGAATTTTCTTTCACCTGTTGCTGCTCAGAAATTAGAGTTAATGGCGAAAATGACACAGCAGCTTACCCAAAAACGATTCGGGAAAACCATTCAGCTGTATGCACCGTTATATTTGAGCAACGAATGCCAGAATATCTGTACGTATTGTGGCTTTAGCTTAGATAATTCGATTAAAAGGAAAACCCTTTCTGATACCGAATTGATGATTGAAGCTACAGTTTTAAAATCAATGGGCGTGAATCATGTGTTGCTGGTGAGCGGAGAAGCGAATAAAACGGTCGGAATTGATTATTTTCTGAATGCCATTCGTTTGTTGAAGCCCCATTTTGCCAATATTTCCATTGAAGTACAGCCTTTGTCTGAGGAAGAATATCAACAGCTTCACGAGGCGGGAGTGAATGCCGTTTTAGTATACCAGGAAACGTATCATCAGGAAGTTTACAAAGAATATCATCCGAAAGGCAAGAAATCAAATTTCAATTTTCGTCTGGAAACACCCGACAGAATCGGAAAAGCGGGAATTCATAAAATGGGATTGGGTGTTTTGCTAGGGTTGGAAGATTGGCGTGTTGACAGTTTTTTCAATGCACTTCACATCGATTATCTTCAGAAGCAATATTGGAAGAGCAAATTTTCTGTTTCATTTCCGAGACTTCGGCCAGCGGAGGGAATTATCGAACCTAATTTTATCATGTCAGACAAAGATTTATTGCAATTAATCTGTGCCTACAGAATTTGGAATGAAGATCTGGAAATTTCGATTTCCACAAGAGAAAATGAAAAATTTAGAGACAATATTATTTCACTAGGAGCGACGGCGATGAGTGCGGCTTCGAAAACCAATCCCGGTGGTTATGCGGTTGACAAAGAGTCTTTGGAACAATTTGAAACCAGCGATGAGAGAAGCATGGATGAAATTAAAAATATCATTAAAAAAGCAGGTTACGATCCGATAATGAAGGATTGGGATGCAGTTTACAGTGGAATTTAA
- a CDS encoding HesA/MoeB/ThiF family protein, with the protein MKNEDIFARYSRQIFIEEIGLEGQRKIMNSKVLVIGAGGLGSPVIQYLAAAGVGTLGVVDFDEVELHNLNRQIIHNENSIGKLKVKSAGEFVKNLNHQVKYIGIDQKIDDSNAEEIISQFDIIIDGSDNFKTRYLINDTCIKLKKPLIYGSILGFSGQVAVFNYKGSKNLRDIFSEPPFDENLPDCDSLGVLGALPGIVGSMMANLTLKMITDLPLNINQLTLIDTLNWTFQTIDF; encoded by the coding sequence ATGAAAAACGAAGACATTTTTGCACGATATAGCCGACAGATTTTCATTGAAGAAATAGGTTTGGAAGGTCAAAGAAAAATAATGAACTCAAAAGTTCTTGTGATCGGAGCGGGTGGATTGGGAAGTCCTGTGATTCAATATTTAGCGGCGGCTGGAGTTGGGACATTAGGTGTTGTGGATTTTGATGAGGTTGAATTGCACAACTTAAACCGACAAATTATTCATAATGAAAATTCTATCGGGAAATTGAAGGTAAAAAGTGCCGGAGAATTTGTAAAAAACCTTAATCATCAGGTAAAGTATATTGGAATTGATCAAAAAATTGATGACTCCAATGCAGAAGAAATCATTTCACAATTTGATATTATTATTGACGGGTCTGACAATTTTAAAACAAGATACTTGATTAATGACACTTGCATAAAATTAAAAAAGCCATTGATTTACGGAAGTATTCTGGGATTTTCCGGACAGGTCGCGGTTTTTAATTATAAAGGAAGTAAAAATTTAAGGGATATTTTCTCTGAACCACCTTTTGATGAAAACCTTCCCGACTGTGACAGCCTTGGTGTGTTGGGAGCTTTGCCGGGAATTGTGGGAAGTATGATGGCCAACCTGACTTTAAAGATGATCACCGATTTGCCATTGAATATAAATCAGTTAACCTTAATTGATACTTTAAACTGGACATTTCAGACGATAGACTTTTAA
- a CDS encoding aconitate hydratase gives MTFDIDMIKKVYERYPERIAAARQIVGKPLTLSEKILYTHLWEGNATKVHERGNSYVDFAPDRVAMQDATAQMALLQFMQAGKAKVAVPSTAHADHLIQARIGAEADLQEGINKNSEVFNFLSSVCDKYGIGFWKPGAGIIHQVVLENYAFPGGMMIGTDSHTVNAGGLGMVAIGVGGADAVDVMAGMAWELKMPKLIGVKLTGKMSGWTSAKDVILKVAGILTVKGGTGCIVEYFGEGAESLSATGKGTICNMGAEIGATTSTFGYDDSMRRYLAATGRQDVVDAADKIAEHLTGDAEVYANPEQYFDQLIEINLSELAPHLNGPFTPDLATPVSEFRAKAEANGWPLEVEWALIGSCTNSSYEDLSRAASIVEDAVAKGVKPKAILGINPGSEQVKFTAERDGFLDSFRKFENARIFTNACGPCIGQWDREGAEKGEKNSIIHSFNRNFAKRADGNPNTHAFVASPEMVAAIAISGRLDFNPITDTLTNESGEQIKLNEPQGFELPAKGFAVDDNGYQAPSADGSSVVVNVSPTSDRLQLLEEFPAWDGKNITGARLLIKAFGKCTTDHISMAGPWLKYRGHLDNISNNMLIGAVNAFNMETNKVKNVLTAEYGEVPAVQRAYKAAGVPSIVVGDQNYGEGSSREHAAMEPRHLGVKAVLVKSFARIHETNLKKQGMLGLTFANEADYDKILEDDVINFLDLDQFAPGKQLTLEFIHADGTKDIIIANHTYNDQQIDWFKAGSALNLIKQQEKN, from the coding sequence ATGACCTTTGATATTGATATGATCAAAAAGGTGTATGAGCGTTACCCTGAGAGAATTGCTGCGGCAAGACAAATCGTGGGAAAACCTCTTACCCTTTCAGAAAAAATCCTTTACACCCACCTTTGGGAAGGGAATGCTACAAAAGTACATGAAAGAGGAAACTCTTATGTAGACTTCGCACCAGACAGAGTAGCCATGCAGGATGCAACTGCACAGATGGCACTTTTGCAATTCATGCAGGCAGGAAAAGCTAAAGTTGCTGTTCCTTCAACTGCTCACGCCGATCACTTGATTCAGGCGAGAATAGGTGCAGAAGCAGATTTACAGGAAGGTATCAACAAAAACTCAGAGGTTTTCAACTTCCTTAGTTCAGTTTGCGATAAATACGGAATCGGTTTCTGGAAGCCGGGTGCCGGAATTATCCACCAGGTTGTATTAGAAAATTATGCTTTCCCCGGAGGTATGATGATCGGTACAGACTCTCATACGGTAAATGCAGGAGGTTTAGGAATGGTTGCTATCGGTGTAGGTGGTGCTGATGCGGTAGACGTAATGGCAGGAATGGCTTGGGAACTTAAAATGCCAAAATTAATTGGGGTAAAGTTAACAGGTAAAATGTCTGGCTGGACTTCCGCAAAAGACGTTATCCTAAAAGTTGCAGGAATCCTTACTGTAAAAGGAGGAACAGGATGCATCGTAGAATATTTCGGAGAAGGAGCAGAATCTCTTTCGGCAACAGGTAAAGGAACAATCTGTAACATGGGTGCTGAAATCGGGGCTACAACTTCTACTTTCGGATACGATGATTCAATGAGAAGATATCTGGCTGCTACAGGAAGACAGGATGTTGTAGATGCAGCTGACAAAATTGCTGAACACTTAACAGGTGATGCAGAAGTATATGCAAACCCTGAACAATATTTCGATCAATTAATAGAAATCAACCTTTCTGAATTGGCTCCTCACCTGAACGGACCTTTCACTCCGGATTTAGCTACACCGGTTTCTGAATTCAGAGCGAAAGCTGAAGCCAACGGATGGCCATTAGAAGTAGAATGGGCTTTGATCGGTTCTTGTACCAACTCTTCTTACGAAGATTTATCAAGAGCAGCTTCTATCGTGGAAGATGCTGTTGCTAAAGGAGTTAAACCTAAAGCTATCCTGGGTATCAATCCCGGATCTGAGCAGGTGAAATTCACAGCAGAAAGAGACGGTTTCTTAGATTCTTTCAGAAAATTTGAAAATGCAAGAATCTTTACCAACGCTTGTGGACCTTGTATCGGACAATGGGACAGAGAAGGTGCTGAAAAAGGAGAGAAAAATTCAATTATTCACTCTTTCAACAGAAACTTTGCAAAAAGAGCAGACGGTAACCCGAATACTCACGCTTTCGTAGCCTCTCCTGAAATGGTAGCTGCCATCGCAATCTCTGGAAGATTAGACTTTAACCCAATCACAGATACGTTAACCAACGAATCCGGAGAACAGATAAAATTAAACGAACCTCAAGGTTTTGAATTACCTGCAAAAGGATTTGCGGTAGATGACAACGGATATCAGGCTCCATCTGCTGACGGATCTTCTGTTGTTGTAAACGTAAGCCCGACTTCTGACAGACTTCAGTTATTAGAAGAATTCCCGGCTTGGGATGGCAAAAACATTACCGGAGCAAGACTTTTAATTAAAGCTTTCGGAAAATGTACAACCGACCACATTTCTATGGCTGGACCATGGTTGAAATACAGAGGTCACTTGGACAATATTTCAAACAACATGTTGATCGGAGCTGTAAATGCTTTCAATATGGAAACCAATAAGGTGAAAAATGTATTGACTGCAGAATATGGAGAAGTTCCTGCCGTACAGAGAGCTTACAAAGCTGCTGGTGTGCCTTCAATCGTTGTGGGAGATCAGAACTATGGTGAAGGTTCTTCAAGAGAACATGCAGCCATGGAGCCAAGACACCTTGGAGTAAAAGCAGTATTGGTAAAATCATTTGCGAGAATCCATGAAACGAACCTTAAAAAACAAGGAATGTTGGGGTTAACTTTTGCTAATGAAGCTGATTACGATAAAATTTTAGAAGACGATGTGATCAACTTCTTAGATCTTGATCAGTTTGCTCCTGGAAAACAATTGACTTTAGAGTTCATCCACGCAGACGGAACTAAAGATATTATCATAGCAAACCATACGTACAACGATCAGCAGATTGACTGGTTCAAGGCGGGTTCTGCCCTGAATTTGATTAAACAACAAGAAAAAAATTAA